AGTGCTTAAAGCTCATTTCCTTGCATGTGACATCCGCCTAATTGACTTTAAATTGGAATTTGGCTTAACAGAGGATGGGAACATTATACTTGCTGATGAAGTATCACCAGATACATGTCGTTTATGGGATATCAACACAAACGAGAAGTTCGATAAAGATGTTTTTCGTCGAGAAATTGGTAGTTTAACAGATGCATATGAAGTTATTTTAACTAGACTTGGAGGCCAATCAACATGTACAAAGTAAAAGTTTATGTCACGTTAAGAGAAAGTGTATTAGATCCACAAGGAAGCGCAGTGAAAAGTGCTTTACACAGCATGGATTATAAAGAAGTTCAAGATGTACGTATCGGAAAGTATATGGAACTTACAATTGAAAAATCAGACCGTGATTTAGATGTAGCTGTTCGTGAAATGTGTGAAAAATTACTTGCTAATACAGTGATTGAAGACTTTAGCTACGAGGTACAGGAGGTTGTCACAAAGTGAAATTCGCTGTGATCGTTTTCCCGGGGTCTAACTGTGATGTTGATATGTACCATGCAATTAAAGATGAGCTTGGTGAAGAAGTAGAATATGTTTGGCATGATGAAACTGACTTAAGCGGGTTTGATGGCATTCTTCTACCAGGTGGCTTTTCTTACGGAGACTACTTACGCTCAGGTGCGATTGCGCGCTTTTCAAATGTCATGAAAGAAGTTGTTAAAGCAGCTGAAGCTGGAAAGCCTGTTCTTGGTGTATGTAATGGATTCCAAATTTTATTAGAAGTTGGTTTACTGCCAGGTGCAATGAAGAGAAATGAAAATTTAAAGTTTATGTGTCGACCAGTTAATTTAAAGGTTGAGAACAATGAAACAGCCTTTACTTCAGCTTATGAAAAGGATGAGGTTATCTCAATTCCGATTGCACATGGAGAAGGGAACTATTATTGTGATGAGCAAACACTTCAAACGCTTAAAGAAAACAATCAAATCGTGTTTACGTACGAAAAAAATCCAAATGGCAGCTTAGTTGATATTGCAGGCATTACAAACGAGCGCGGAAATGTATTAGGGATGATGCCTCACCCTGAGCGTGCAGTTGATGAATTATTAGGAAGTGCTGACGGATTAAAATTATTTCAATCGATCGTAAAAAACTGGAGGGAATCTCATGTCACTACTGCTTGAACCAACAAACCAGATGATAAAAGATGAAAAGATCTACAGACAAATGGGTGTAAGTGATGACGAGTTTACCCTGATTGAAAAAATTATTGGACGTCTTCCAAATTACACAGAAATCGGTATTTTTTCGGTTATGTGGTCGGAGCACTGCAGCTACAAAAACTCTAAACCAATTCTAAAGAAGTTTCCTGTTACAGGTGAAAAAGTACTACAAGGTCCTGGTGAGGGAGCTGGGATCGTTGATATTGGAGACAATCAAGCGGTTGTATTCAAGATTGAGAGTCATAACCATCCTTCAGCAATTGAGCCTTACCAAGGTGCAGCAACTGGTGTAGGTGGAATCATCCGTGATGTATTCTCTATGGGAGCTAGACCTATTGCGATTTTAAATTCTTTACGTTTTGGAGAACTAAAAACTCCTCGTGTGAAATATTTATTTGAAGAGGTTGTTGCAGGTATCGCTGGTTACGGTAACTGTATTGGTATTCCAACTGTAGGTGGAGAAATCCAATTTGATGCATCTTATGAAGGAAATCCACTTGTTAATGCAATGTGTGTTGGGTTAATTAACCATGAAGATATTAAAAAGGGTCAGGCAAAAGGTGTTGGCAACACAGTTATGTATGTTGGTGCCAAAACTGGCCGTGACGGAATTCATGGTGCAACTTTTTCTTCTGAAGAATTAACTGACGATTCTGGTGCAGATCGTTCTGCTGTGCAAGTAGGCGATCCATTCATGGAAAAACTTTTATTAGAAGCTTGCTTAGAAGTAATTAAGAATGACGCTTTAGTTGGAATTCAAGACATGGGTGCAGCTGGATTAACAAGTTCATCAGCAGAGATGGCAAGTAAAGCTGGTTCTGGTATTGAAATGGACTTAGATCTCATTCCACAACGTGAAACAGGAATGTCCGCTTATGAAATGATGCTTTCTGAATCACAAGAAAGAATGCTGCTTGTTATTGAAAAAGGAAGAGAGCAAGAAATCGTTGATCTTTTTGAGAAATATGATTTAGAAGCTGTTTCAGTTGGTAAAGTAACAGATGATAAAATGCTTCGTCTTTTCCATAAAGGTGAAGT
This Metabacillus endolithicus DNA region includes the following protein-coding sequences:
- the purS gene encoding phosphoribosylformylglycinamidine synthase subunit PurS: MYKVKVYVTLRESVLDPQGSAVKSALHSMDYKEVQDVRIGKYMELTIEKSDRDLDVAVREMCEKLLANTVIEDFSYEVQEVVTK
- the purQ gene encoding phosphoribosylformylglycinamidine synthase subunit PurQ, coding for MKFAVIVFPGSNCDVDMYHAIKDELGEEVEYVWHDETDLSGFDGILLPGGFSYGDYLRSGAIARFSNVMKEVVKAAEAGKPVLGVCNGFQILLEVGLLPGAMKRNENLKFMCRPVNLKVENNETAFTSAYEKDEVISIPIAHGEGNYYCDEQTLQTLKENNQIVFTYEKNPNGSLVDIAGITNERGNVLGMMPHPERAVDELLGSADGLKLFQSIVKNWRESHVTTA